The following coding sequences lie in one Aricia agestis chromosome 18, ilAriAges1.1, whole genome shotgun sequence genomic window:
- the LOC121736205 gene encoding larval cuticle protein A2B-like translates to MAFKFQFVVLACFVAAASAGLLPAAPVAYSAPVYHAAPAYQTYAAPVAKVVAPVAKVEEYDPHPQYTFSYDVQDGHTGDSKSQHETRDGDVVQGAYSVVDPDGTKRTVEYTADPHNGFNAVVHREPLGAPVVAKVAAPVAYAAPVAKVAAPVAYAAPVYHSAPVYHSAPVAYHSAPVVHSAPLAYSYHH, encoded by the exons ATGGCTTTCAAG tttcagTTTGTAGTCCTCGCCTGCTTCGTGGCCGCGGCCAGCGCCGGCCTCCTCCCGGCCGCCCCAGTGGCGTACTCCGCCCCCGTCTACCACGCGGCCCCGGCCTACCAGACCTACGCCGCGCCCGTCGCCAAGGTGGTAGCCCCCGTGGCCAAGGTCGAGGAGTACGACCCCCACCCCCAATACACGTTCTCGTACGACGTGCAGGACGGCCACACCGGCGACTCCAAGAGCCAGCACGAGACGCGCGACGGTGACGTGGTCCAGGGCGCCTACTCCGTGGTCGACCCCGACGGCACCAAGCGCACCGTGGAGTACACCGCCGACCCCCACAACGGCTTCAACGCCGTCGTCCACAGGGAGCCCCTCGGCGCCCCCGTCGTCGCCAAGGTCGCCGCCCCCGTCGCCTACGCCGCCCCCGTCGCCAAGGTCGCCGCCCCCGTAGCCTACGCCGCCCCCGTGTACCACTCCGCCCCCGTGTACCACTCCGCCCCCGTGGCCTACCACTCCGCCCCCGTGGTCCACTCCGCCCCCCTCGCCTACTCCTACCACCACTAA
- the LOC121735920 gene encoding outer dynein arm-docking complex subunit 4-like, which produces MEEKSIFGALTVYRERGAYLRRLEQFEKSKDAYDEAHRTTSDDVRTLTGRSQVLADAVKPKQAYSDAEIALKLEPTNMIARNMQARALHTLSEFERAVVMNYRGYRVRRQPPYFMEGINQGVETIQDCIGVNAGNVMVDFLPLIKQLETDHVDDDEPKKVTRVSRIPRMERKKQLTQMQARKQQTLERVLAMKYLGPMANDKFFLQNLCKNSRLKSANAKGSLELKQLADEALNSLTDRQKMLHSQRPYYTIKLAEKSESKHQNKYKEATLARERDIGARTAEKLLRSIGISVRRNKIMDLISQAERLQVFLDTKTPRTLPEKDHYLDRLYTAVGDGYLSQYRLSYTLSEQGNKRRIAFLLGLPVGRPKSFDSVMANYPNKFIDTNVAAAKAKATLDMCENATMRCWLMYEMSRLLASQRSYALSKFYAKRCQKEAQEIDSPTWWLNGCFALMSGDMQQGNYNEVKMQVDEAYEYTKKLPEPERVQAFLLKVAEMASETRPADDKKAILQRENHILKVMDEPEKTQAMVLFKRLAIVPSGRRFSVLPRKVERSDGTSVRKHRRQNRLSIIPGPEKPLPPLPKSDTHGFQIFDL; this is translated from the coding sequence ATGGAAGAGAAATCAATATTTGGAGCTTTAACAGTGTACCGCGAGCGCGGCGCATACTTACGAAGGCTGGAGCAGTTCGAAAAGTCTAAAGATGCTTACGACGAAGCGCATAGAACTACATCAGATGACGTCCGCACCCTCACAGGTCGTAGTCAGGTACTAGCTGATGCTGTCAAACCCAAACAGGCTTATTCCGACGCAGAAATAGCCCTAAAATTGGAACCTACCAATATGATAGCGCGTAACATGCAAGCGAGAGCACTACATACATTGTCAGAGTTCGAAAGAGCCGTTGTCATGAACTACCGAGGTTACAGGGTGAGACGACAACCACCATACTTCATGGAAGGCATCAACCAAGGCGTAGAAACTATCCAAGATTGCATCGGAGTCAACGCCGGTAATGTTATGGTCGATTTCCTCCCGCTGATAAAGCAGTTGGAGACGGACCATGTCGACGATGATGAGCCAAAGAAAGTAACACGAGTGTCTCGTATTCCAAGAATGGAACGAAAGAAACAGCTAACACAAATGCAAGCTAGAAAGCAACAGACTCTGGAGAGAGTACTCGCCATGAAATACCTAGGACCTATGGCGAACGACAAATTTTTCCTCCAGAATCTATGTAAAAATAGTCGATTAAAATCTGCGAACGCCAAAGGCAGCTTGGAATTAAAACAGCTGGCAGACGAAGCTTTAAATTCTctgacagatagacagaaaATGCTACATTCACAACGCCCATACTATACTATTAAATTAGCTGAGAAATCGGAATCGAAGCaccaaaataaatacaaagaagCTACTCTAGCTCGGGAAAGAGATATCGGTGCGAGGACCGCTGAAAAACTTTTGCGAAGCATCGGTATTAGCGTgagaagaaataaaataatggaTTTAATCTCTCAAGCTGAGAGATTGCAAGTATTCCTTGATACTAAGACGCCTCGAACTCTCCCGGAGAAAGACCACTACCTGGATCGCTTGTACACAGCCGTTGGTGACGGGTATTTAAGCCAGTACCGTCTATCCTACACATTGAGTGAGCAAGGCAATAAACGCCGTATCGCCTTCCTCCTCGGTCTACCCGTGGGTAGACCGAAGTCTTTCGACTCCGTCATGGCCAACTACCCGAATAAATTCATCGATACGAATGTCGCAGCAGCTAAGGCTAAAGCGACTCTCGATATGTGCGAAAATGCTACGATGCGCTGCTGGCTAATGTACGAAATGTCTAGACTTCTAGCCTCCCAAAGGAGTTACGCTCTATCTAAGTTCTATGCGAAGAGATGTCAAAAGGAGGCGCAAGAAATCGACAGTCCTACTTGGTGGTTGAACGGCTGTTTCGCTCTGATGAGCGGTGACATGCAGCAAGGTAATTACAACGAGGTAAAGATGCAGGTCGACGAAGCCTACGAATATACAAAGAAATTGCCCGAACCTGAACGAGTTCAAGCGTTTCTTTTGAAGGTCGCTGAGATGGCGTCGGAGACGAGGCCAGCTGATGACAAGAAGGCAATACTTCAACGCGAGAACCATATACTGAAAGTTATGGATGAGCCAGAAAAGACTCAGGCTATGGTGCTGTTCAAGAGATTGGCGATTGTACCATCCGGTAGACGCTTCTCTGTGCTCCCGAGGAAGGTCGAGAGGAGTGACGGGACCTCTGTTCGGAAGCACCGACGTCAGAACAGACTTTCAATCATCCCTGGACCAGAAAAACCTCTTCCGCCATTGCCTAAATCTGATACTCATGGTTTCCAAATATttgatttgtaa
- the LOC121735926 gene encoding cuticle protein 21-like: MKIFIIALVIMVCRESAVAMPVAPVASLGLGPLGVPHLGAPVLPHPVVPGHALPVEDFDPNPQYSYAYDIQDALTGDSKAQHETRSGDVVQGAYSVVDPDGTKRTVEYTADPHNGFNAVVHRVPLGAVKAAGIVAPVSYAAHPAPLAYAAAPVYHAAPAYQTYAAPVAKVVAPVAKVEEYDPHPQYTFSYDVQDGHTGDSKSQHETRDGDVVQGAYSVVDPDGTKRTVEYTADPHNGFNAVVHREPLAVKAVAPVVAKVAAPVAYAAAPVVHSAPLAYHSAPVAYSAPLYHH, translated from the exons ATGAAG ATTTTTATCATCGCATTGGTGATAATGGTGTGTAGAGAGTCAGCGGTCGCTATGCCTGTGGCGCCAGTGGCGTCGCTAGGGCTAGGACCACTCGGGGTACCCCATTTAGGGGCACCGGTCTTACCCCATCCCGTGGTCCCAGGGCATGCTCTGCCTGTGGAGGATTTTGACCCCAACCCTCAGTACTCTTACGCTTATGATATTCAAGATGCTCTTACTG GAGACTCCAAAGCCCAGCACGAGACTCGCTCGGGCGACGTGGTCCAGGGCGCCTACTCCGTGGTCGACCCCGACGGCACCAAGCGCACCGTGGAGTACACCGCCGACCCACACAACGGCTTCAACGCCGTCGTCCACAGGGTGCCCCTCGGGGCTGTTAAAGCC GCCGGCATAGTAGCTCCTGTGAGCTACGCCGCACACCCCGCCCCCTTGGCGTACGCCGCCGCCCCCGTCTACCACGCGGCCCCGGCCTACCAGACCTACGCCGCGCCCGTCGCCAAGGTGGTAGCCCCCGTGGCCAAGGTCGAGGAGTACGACCCCCACCCCCAGTACACGTTCTCGTACGACGTGCAGGACGGCCACACCGGCGACTCCAAGAGCCAGCACGAGACGCGCGACGGTGACGTGGTCCAGGGTGCCTACTCCGTGGTCGACCCCGACGGCACCAAGCGCACCGTGGAGTACACCGCCGACCCCCACAACGGCTTCAACGCCGTCGTCCACAGGGAGCCCCTAGCCGTCAAGGCCGTAGCCCCCGTCGTCGCTAAGGTCGCCGCCCCCGTCGCCTACGCCGCCGCCCCCGTGGTGCACTCGGCCCCCCTGGCCTACCACTCCGCCCCCGTGGCCTACTCCGCTCCCCTCTATCACCACTGA
- the LOC121735931 gene encoding cytochrome c oxidase subunit 5B, mitochondrial-like, with product MLSTRTLARASARAYTTWMPDPLEHATGKEKRELLAHMAGNCDPFHIMSIKRGPGKKDCPNIIPSAFNKRLVGCVCHPHASHVEYMWLHEGQPKRCGCGHWFQLCRVPAL from the exons ATGTTATCAACTCGCACGCTAGCTCGTGCCAGCGCGCGCGCGTATACCACATGGATGCCAGACCCATTGGAACACGCGACTGGCAAGGAGAAGCGCGAGTTGCTAGCACATATGGCTGGCAACTGCGACCCCTTTCATATAATGAGCATTAAAAGAG GTCCCGGCAAGAAAGACTGCCCCAACATAATCCCGAGCGCATTTAACAAGAGGCTGGTGGGGTGCGTGTGCCACCCCCACGCCAGCCACGTGGAGTACATGTGGCTGCACGAGGGCCAGCCGAAGCGCTGCGGCTGCGGACACTGGTTCCAGCTGTGCCGTGTCCCAGCTTTGTAG
- the LOC121735928 gene encoding larval cuticle protein A2B-like, producing the protein MIKLAIFFACVVYGYAIIVTDAPPVKPEYKYSYEIVDPTTGDTKSLHEIKHGNVVTGSYSVVDPDGTKRIVDYTADAKHGFQAVIRSEPTIRRKGVPYSSLYQAHNFRHPYVLKTQNFHEPYAKIPNLNENDRFLSSNEVHDARDPRYFSPGKGPDAEERFDHGEYFKPNFRH; encoded by the coding sequence ATGATTAAACTAGCAATTTTTTTCGCGTGTGTTGTCTATGGATATGCCATTATAGTGACAGATGCGCCGCCCGTGAAGCCAGAGTACAAATATTCGTACGAAATCGTGGACCCGACAACAGGAGATACGAAGAGTCTGCATGAGATCAAGCATGGGAATGTGGTGACCGGCTCCTACTCGGTGGTGGACCCTGATGGGACTAAGCGCATAGTGGACTACACAGCAGACGCTAAGCACGGCTTCCAAGCTGTCATCCGAAGTGAGCCAACTATCAGAAGAAAAGGTGTCCCATATTCGAGTTTGTATCAAGCGCATAACTTTCGTCATCCGTACGTTTTGAAGACTCAGAACTTTCACGAGCCGTACGCAAAGATTCCAAATTTGAATGAGAATGACAGGTTTTTATCGTCGAACGAGGTGCACGATGCGAGAGATCCGAGGTATTTTAGCCCCGGCAAAGGCCCTGATGCTGAAGAGAGGTTTGACCATGGAGAATACTTCAAGCCCAATTTCCGCCATTAG
- the LOC121735932 gene encoding larval cuticle protein A2B-like, whose amino-acid sequence FKFQFVVLACFVAAASAGLLPAAPVAYSAPVYHAAPAYQTYAAPVAKVVAPVAKVEEYDPHPQYTFSYDVQDGHTGDSKSQHETRDGDVVQGAYSVVDPDGTKRTVEYTADPHNGFNAVVHREPLGAPVVAKVAAPVAYAAPVAKVAAPVAYAAPVYHSAPVYHSAPVAYHSAPVVHSAPLAYSYHH is encoded by the coding sequence tttaaatttcagtttGTAGTCCTCGCCTGCTTCGTGGCCGCGGCCAGCGCCGGCCTCCTCCCGGCCGCCCCAGTGGCGTACTCCGCCCCCGTCTACCACGCGGCCCCGGCCTACCAGACCTACGCCGCGCCCGTCGCCAAGGTGGTAGCCCCCGTGGCCAAGGTCGAGGAGTACGACCCCCACCCCCAGTACACGTTCTCGTACGACGTGCAGGACGGCCACACCGGCGACTCCAAGAGCCAGCACGAGACGCGCGACGGTGACGTGGTCCAGGGCGCCTACTCCGTGGTCGACCCCGACGGCACCAAGCGCACCGTGGAGTACACCGCCGACCCCCACAACGGCTTCAACGCCGTCGTCCACAGGGAGCCCCTCGGCGCCCCCGTCGTCGCCAAGGTCGCCGCCCCCGTCGCCTACGCCGCCCCCGTCGCCAAGGTCGCCGCCCCCGTAGCCTACGCCGCCCCCGTGTACCACTCCGCCCCCGTGTACCACTCCGCCCCCGTGGCCTACCACTCCGCCCCCGTGGTCCACTCCGCCCCCCTCGCCTACTCCTACCACCACTAA
- the LOC121735927 gene encoding larval cuticle protein A3A-like, with translation MSSPGRPRMVYNLTTTLTHHLLISIHTTMVARFVIFTCFVAAGSAGLLPQYSTPSYSTPAYEKEVKPEEYDSHPQYSFSYDVADGITGDTKSQHETRDGDVVQGSYSLIEPDGSKRTVDYTADAQNGFNAVVSKEAGAGPIIAKVAKPPVVNPTPVVAKVASVVHAAPVVHAPVVHPVAYHSPIAYSAPIAYSSSPVVHAVHSGHLVHSGPVVHAAPVAYSAPIYHH, from the exons ATGTCCAGCCCGGGGCGGCCACGTATGGTATATAACCTGACAACAACACTTACCCATCACTTGCTCATCTCCATTCACACAACAATGGTTGCCAGG TTCGTTATCTTCACGTGCTTCGTGGCTGCTGGCTCCGCCGGCCTGCTGCCCCAGTACTCCACACCGTCATATAGCACCCCGGCTTACGAGAAAGAGGTGAAACCAGAGGAATACGACTCGCATCCCCAATACAGCTTCTCCTACGACGTGGCTGATGGAATAACTGGAGACACGAAGAGCCAACACGAGACCCGAGACGGCGATGTCGTCCAGGGTTCGTACTCCCTGATCGAGCCAGATGGCAGCAAGCGCACGGTGGATTACACCGCTGACGCTCAGAATGGCTTCAACGCTGTTGTCAGCAAGGAGGCGGGTGCTGGTCCCATCATCGCTAAAGTGGCTAAACCCCCTGTGGTGAACCCGACACCTGTGGTCGCGAAAGTGGCGTCTGTGGTCCACGCTGCGCCTGTGGTGCATGCACCAGTGGTCCACCCAGTGGCGTACCATTCCCCTATCGCTTATTCAGCTCCCATCGCCTACTCCTCATCTCCGGTGGTCCATGCCGTCCACTCTGGTCATCTCGTCCACTCTGGACCAGTGGTCCACGCGGCACCCGTGGCCTACTCCGCACCCATCTACCACCATTAG